The Halogranum gelatinilyticum genome contains a region encoding:
- a CDS encoding complex I subunit 1/NuoH family protein, whose translation MTGALLQSQTPLVDTIANLLGIDGTLGAIVASLIGAFLIANLLLVQTAVAGPWAKRKITAAFTDRIAVNRVGPFGLLVIVADAVRLLSKELIVPDGVDRPAWDLGPLIIPFSALLGFAVIPMGSGIHLADPETGLVFAFAASSIASLGLVMMGYASNNKYSLLGGLRAVASNIAYEIPLIVTAASVVIFTGSLQMSTIVAEQTTNTLAVVGGVAIPQWFAFVNPFAFVLFVVANLAEVGRNPFDVPEAPTEIVAGYQTEYSSVYFVLIYLGEFIHIFLGGALAATLFLGGPDGPGPASLGIVWFIAKIWAFYLFTQWARSALPRLRIDQFIEIGWKGMLVLSFANLVLTAIIVGVIV comes from the coding sequence GTGACGGGCGCGTTGCTCCAGTCACAGACCCCGCTCGTCGACACCATCGCCAATCTGCTCGGCATCGACGGGACGCTCGGAGCCATCGTCGCGAGCCTGATCGGCGCGTTCCTCATCGCCAACCTGCTGTTGGTGCAGACGGCAGTCGCCGGTCCGTGGGCGAAGCGGAAAATCACTGCCGCGTTCACCGACCGTATCGCGGTCAACCGGGTCGGCCCGTTCGGCCTGCTCGTCATCGTCGCCGACGCCGTCCGACTCCTGTCGAAGGAACTCATCGTTCCCGACGGCGTCGACCGTCCCGCGTGGGACCTCGGCCCGCTCATCATCCCGTTCTCGGCACTGCTCGGCTTTGCAGTGATTCCGATGGGTTCGGGAATCCATCTCGCCGACCCCGAGACCGGCCTGGTGTTCGCCTTCGCGGCGAGCTCCATCGCGTCGCTCGGACTCGTCATGATGGGCTACGCCTCGAACAACAAGTACTCGCTGCTCGGCGGACTCCGTGCGGTCGCATCCAACATCGCGTACGAGATCCCGCTGATCGTCACGGCCGCGTCCGTGGTCATCTTCACCGGGTCGTTGCAGATGAGTACAATCGTCGCCGAACAGACCACCAACACGCTGGCGGTCGTCGGCGGCGTCGCGATCCCCCAGTGGTTCGCGTTCGTCAACCCCTTCGCGTTCGTGCTGTTCGTCGTCGCGAACCTCGCGGAGGTCGGCCGGAACCCGTTCGACGTTCCGGAAGCACCGACCGAGATCGTCGCCGGATACCAGACGGAATACTCGTCGGTCTACTTCGTGCTCATCTACCTCGGGGAGTTCATCCACATCTTCCTGGGTGGGGCACTCGCGGCGACGCTGTTCCTCGGCGGCCCGGACGGTCCGGGTCCGGCGAGTCTCGGCATCGTCTGGTTCATCGCAAAGATCTGGGCCTTCTACCTGTTCACGCAGTGGGCCCGCTCGGCGCTACCGCGGCTCCGTATCGACCAGTTCATCGAGATCGGTTGGAAGGGCATGCTCGTGCTGTCCTTCGCTAACCTGGTGCTCACGGCCATCATCGTGGGAGTGATTGTATGA
- a CDS encoding NuoI/complex I 23 kDa subunit family protein, whose product MIGLLKGMATTMKHALDGETFTVEYPDVAPEVSPRFRGVHKFSQERCIWCRQCENVCPNDTIQIVQDDKRNGEQYNLHIGQCIYCRLCEEVCPVDAILLTQNFEFTADTKNEFVYNKEQLKNVPWYKDIDPLNSRNPDRGAWIGEGEGEVDYQ is encoded by the coding sequence ATGATCGGACTACTGAAAGGGATGGCAACGACGATGAAGCACGCACTGGACGGCGAGACGTTCACGGTCGAATATCCGGACGTCGCGCCCGAAGTGAGCCCGCGGTTCCGCGGTGTTCACAAGTTCAGCCAGGAGCGGTGTATCTGGTGTCGACAGTGTGAGAACGTCTGTCCGAACGACACGATTCAGATCGTTCAGGACGACAAGCGCAACGGCGAGCAGTACAACCTCCACATCGGCCAGTGTATCTACTGCCGACTCTGTGAGGAGGTCTGCCCCGTCGACGCCATCCTCCTGACGCAGAACTTCGAGTTCACTGCAGACACGAAGAACGAATTCGTGTACAACAAAGAACAGTTGAAGAACGTCCCGTGGTACAAGGACATCGACCCCCTCAACTCGCGCAACCCCGACCGTGGCGCGTGGATCGGCGAGGGAGAAGGCGAGGTCGACTACCAATAA
- a CDS encoding NADH-quinone oxidoreductase subunit J gives MVYETIAFALFALVTVGCSLGVVLVRDVWHSALLLGGALLSVAVHYVMLQAEFLAAMQILVYVGGVLILITFAVMLTRTEPEVSST, from the coding sequence ATGGTTTATGAAACCATCGCGTTCGCGCTGTTCGCCCTCGTCACCGTGGGCTGCAGCCTCGGCGTCGTCCTCGTGCGGGACGTCTGGCATTCCGCACTCCTGCTCGGGGGCGCGCTGTTGAGCGTCGCGGTGCATTACGTGATGTTGCAGGCGGAGTTCCTCGCCGCCATGCAGATCCTCGTCTACGTAGGCGGGGTTCTCATCCTCATTACGTTCGCCGTGATGCTGACGCGTACAGAACCGGAGGTGAGTAGTACATGA
- the nuoK gene encoding NADH-quinone oxidoreductase subunit NuoK gives MVPAEWYLLLSGLMFCIGLFGILTRRNALLFLMSVELMLNAANINLVAFSYQWGNVTGQTFSLFTMALAAAEVAVGIGIILVLYRNFNDIDVTKATTMRW, from the coding sequence ATGGTGCCCGCAGAGTGGTATCTGCTCCTCTCGGGGCTGATGTTCTGTATCGGTCTCTTCGGCATCCTGACGCGCCGCAACGCGCTGCTGTTCCTGATGTCCGTCGAGCTGATGCTGAACGCGGCGAACATCAACCTCGTCGCCTTCTCCTACCAGTGGGGGAACGTGACGGGGCAGACGTTCAGCCTGTTCACGATGGCGCTGGCGGCCGCGGAGGTCGCCGTCGGTATCGGTATCATCCTCGTGCTGTACCGCAACTTCAACGACATCGACGTGACGAAAGCAACGACCATGAGGTGGTAA
- the nuoL gene encoding NADH-quinone oxidoreductase subunit L, giving the protein MAAFDYVPAIVLLPFLSFLISVGVALSGRDLLPKGGALPGIAATAGAFLLSVWAAITVAGGEYYNQHLYTWAAIEGSFELNFGVLIDPLSSMMLVIVTLVALLVHVFSLGYMNDDGQTGLPRYYAGLGLFSASMLGFVVADNLLMAFMFFELVGLCSYLLIGFWFRQSGPPSAAKKAFLVTRFGDYFFLIGVVAVFATFGTAQFAGAEAFPTMAEEALAGNLTVNTFGFDAQTWFTIVGLLVLGGVVGKSAQFPLHTWLPDAMEGPTPVSALIHAATMVAAGVYLVARMYGFYALTPTTLAIIAFIGGFTALFAATMGVVKREIKQVLAYSTISQYGYMMLALGSGGYIAATFHLMTHAFFKALLFLGAGSVIIAMHHNENMWDMGNLKEKMPVTYATFLAGSLALAGIFPFSGFWSKDEVLYEALIHGLGGSPLLLAAWAMGLLAVFFTGFYTFRMVFLTFHGDARSDTARDPVSVGWNVKGPLAVLGVLAVAAGFINMVPVAKLTGAEIEFLHKWLEHGPAGLTSEHYGELIHDFAGYSSGYLVGGELGTALVSGGVSLGVALAGVLLANSLYNVPEPVEHTDKLGGIKTLLYNNYYQDEYQVWLAEGVTMPISRAADTFDQGVVDGVVNGVSSVSLFTGSRLKRVQTGVVSNYATLLTLGLTALLVVFGLLGGWF; this is encoded by the coding sequence ATGGCAGCATTCGACTACGTTCCGGCGATCGTTCTCCTGCCGTTCCTGTCGTTCCTGATCTCGGTGGGCGTCGCGCTCTCCGGTCGGGACCTGCTGCCGAAGGGCGGTGCGTTGCCCGGAATCGCAGCGACCGCAGGGGCGTTTCTCCTCTCCGTCTGGGCGGCTATCACCGTCGCAGGCGGCGAGTACTACAACCAACATCTCTACACGTGGGCGGCCATCGAAGGCAGCTTCGAGCTGAACTTCGGCGTCCTCATCGACCCGCTCAGCTCGATGATGCTCGTCATCGTGACGCTCGTCGCGCTGCTCGTCCACGTCTTCTCGCTCGGCTACATGAACGACGACGGCCAGACGGGCCTTCCCCGGTACTACGCCGGTCTCGGCCTGTTCTCGGCGTCCATGCTTGGGTTCGTCGTCGCCGACAACCTGCTCATGGCGTTCATGTTCTTCGAGCTGGTCGGGCTCTGCTCGTACCTGCTCATCGGCTTCTGGTTCCGCCAGTCCGGCCCGCCGAGCGCGGCGAAGAAGGCGTTCCTCGTCACCCGCTTCGGTGACTACTTCTTCCTCATCGGCGTCGTCGCCGTGTTCGCCACGTTCGGCACCGCGCAGTTCGCCGGTGCCGAGGCGTTCCCGACGATGGCCGAAGAGGCACTCGCCGGTAACCTGACGGTGAACACGTTCGGCTTCGACGCCCAGACGTGGTTCACCATCGTCGGCCTGCTCGTCCTCGGTGGCGTCGTCGGCAAGTCCGCGCAGTTCCCGCTGCACACGTGGCTGCCGGACGCCATGGAGGGTCCGACGCCCGTCTCCGCGCTCATCCACGCCGCGACGATGGTCGCAGCCGGTGTGTACCTCGTCGCGCGGATGTACGGTTTCTACGCGCTGACCCCGACGACGCTCGCCATCATCGCGTTCATCGGCGGCTTCACCGCCCTGTTCGCGGCGACGATGGGCGTCGTCAAGCGCGAAATCAAACAGGTGCTCGCGTACTCGACCATCTCCCAGTACGGCTACATGATGCTCGCGCTGGGTTCGGGCGGCTACATCGCCGCGACCTTCCACCTCATGACGCACGCCTTCTTCAAGGCACTGCTGTTCCTGGGTGCGGGGTCGGTCATCATCGCGATGCACCACAACGAGAACATGTGGGACATGGGCAACCTCAAGGAGAAGATGCCCGTGACCTACGCGACGTTCCTCGCCGGCTCGCTCGCGCTCGCCGGCATCTTCCCGTTCTCGGGCTTCTGGTCCAAGGACGAGGTGCTCTACGAGGCACTCATCCACGGTCTCGGCGGCAGCCCGCTGCTGCTCGCCGCGTGGGCGATGGGCCTGCTCGCCGTGTTCTTCACCGGGTTCTACACCTTCCGGATGGTCTTCCTGACCTTCCACGGTGACGCCCGCAGCGACACGGCGCGTGACCCCGTCAGCGTCGGCTGGAACGTCAAGGGTCCGCTGGCCGTCCTCGGCGTCCTCGCCGTCGCGGCTGGCTTCATCAACATGGTGCCGGTCGCGAAGCTGACGGGTGCCGAGATCGAGTTCCTACACAAGTGGCTCGAACACGGTCCCGCCGGTCTGACGAGCGAGCACTACGGCGAACTCATCCACGACTTCGCCGGCTACAGTTCCGGCTACCTCGTCGGCGGTGAACTCGGGACCGCGCTCGTCTCGGGTGGTGTCTCGCTGGGAGTCGCCCTTGCGGGCGTGCTCCTCGCCAACTCGCTGTACAACGTCCCCGAGCCGGTCGAACACACCGACAAGCTCGGCGGCATCAAGACGCTGCTCTACAACAACTACTACCAGGACGAGTACCAGGTCTGGCTCGCGGAGGGCGTCACGATGCCCATCTCGCGCGCCGCGGACACGTTCGACCAGGGCGTCGTCGACGGCGTCGTCAACGGCGTCTCCAGCGTCTCCCTGTTCACGGGCAGTCGCCTGAAGCGCGTCCAGACGGGTGTCGTGAGTAACTACGCGACGCTCCTGACGCTCGGGCTGACGGCACTGCTCGTCGTCTTCGGTCTGCTCGGAGGGTGGTTCTGA
- a CDS encoding complex I subunit 4 family protein — protein MIIEALIAFTFVAALVTFVAPNKVAGKLAFGLSLVPIAGSLLMWSQFDATGNALLGGSLAFEETFEWLTLAGYELSWHTGVDGISMPLVVLTTVLTSLAIVSAWTPIDDRQSQFYGLFLFMEANLLGVFTALDFFMWFIFWEAVLIPMYFLVGVWGGPRRKYAAIKFFVYTNIASLVMFIGFMALVFGLGDSITSLGLPEIAQALRADELGTFYGIDAATLKLVAFVAMFLGFGVKVPIVPLHTWLPDAHVEAPTPASVMLAGVLLKMGTYALLRFNFTMLPETASALAIPIAAIAVLSVIYGAMLALAQQDLKRIVAYSSVSSMGYVILGLIAYTEFGVGGATFQMIAHGLISGLMFMAVGVIYNTTHTRMVGDMSGMADRMPVTTGIFIAGAFGYMGLPLMAGFAGEFFIFVGSFGSTVLPYAPLFTAAAMFGIVIVAGYLLLAMQRTLFGQFRLETDYEVGPAALHDTLPLAVLLLLVIALGVAPELFFQMITDAVNPILQTGGGL, from the coding sequence ATGATTATTGAAGCACTAATCGCGTTCACGTTCGTCGCCGCGCTGGTGACCTTCGTCGCACCGAACAAGGTCGCTGGCAAGCTGGCGTTCGGACTCAGTCTGGTTCCCATCGCCGGGAGCCTCCTGATGTGGAGCCAGTTCGACGCGACCGGCAACGCCCTGCTCGGCGGGTCGCTCGCGTTCGAAGAGACCTTCGAGTGGCTCACGCTCGCGGGCTACGAACTGTCGTGGCACACCGGTGTCGACGGCATTAGTATGCCGCTGGTCGTCCTGACGACGGTGCTCACGTCGCTGGCAATCGTCAGCGCGTGGACGCCCATCGACGACCGACAGTCGCAGTTCTACGGCCTCTTCCTGTTCATGGAGGCGAACCTCCTCGGCGTCTTCACGGCGCTGGACTTCTTCATGTGGTTCATCTTCTGGGAAGCGGTCCTCATCCCGATGTACTTCCTTGTCGGCGTCTGGGGCGGCCCGCGCCGCAAGTACGCCGCGATCAAGTTCTTCGTCTACACGAACATCGCATCGCTCGTGATGTTCATCGGCTTCATGGCACTGGTCTTCGGTCTCGGTGACTCGATCACGTCGCTGGGACTGCCGGAGATCGCACAGGCGCTCCGGGCCGACGAACTCGGGACGTTCTACGGCATCGACGCCGCGACGCTGAAGCTCGTCGCCTTCGTGGCGATGTTCCTCGGCTTCGGGGTCAAGGTGCCCATCGTCCCGCTACACACGTGGCTGCCGGACGCTCACGTCGAAGCACCCACGCCAGCGTCGGTCATGCTGGCCGGGGTGCTCCTGAAGATGGGGACGTACGCGCTGCTTCGGTTCAACTTCACGATGCTGCCCGAGACCGCCTCGGCACTCGCGATTCCCATCGCCGCCATCGCAGTCCTCAGCGTCATCTACGGCGCGATGCTCGCGTTGGCCCAGCAGGACCTGAAGCGCATCGTCGCGTACTCCTCCGTCTCGTCGATGGGCTACGTCATCCTCGGTCTCATCGCCTACACCGAATTCGGTGTCGGCGGTGCGACCTTCCAGATGATCGCCCACGGTCTCATCTCGGGGCTGATGTTCATGGCGGTCGGCGTCATCTACAACACGACGCACACGCGGATGGTCGGCGACATGTCCGGCATGGCCGACCGGATGCCCGTCACGACGGGCATCTTCATCGCCGGCGCGTTCGGTTACATGGGGCTGCCGCTCATGGCCGGCTTCGCGGGTGAGTTCTTCATCTTCGTCGGCTCCTTCGGGTCGACGGTGCTCCCCTACGCGCCGCTGTTCACGGCCGCGGCGATGTTCGGTATCGTCATCGTCGCCGGCTACCTGCTGCTCGCGATGCAGCGGACGCTGTTCGGGCAGTTCCGGCTGGAGACCGACTACGAGGTCGGTCCGGCCGCCCTGCACGACACGCTCCCGCTGGCAGTCCTGCTACTGCTCGTCATCGCGCTCGGTGTCGCACCGGAGCTGTTCTTCCAGATGATCACGGACGCAGTTAATCCGATTCTCCAGACGGGAGGTGGGCTGTGA
- a CDS encoding NADH-quinone oxidoreductase subunit N encodes MLLQSQLPTWTALAPVLILGLTALVLLVFDSIDSDSTNSTLLAGTSVVGSLSSLAFAAAFLVEGTGQVSTGGEITLYGDALVVDGMALFFMAIFASVVAMVSIASYDYLREDQHQAEFYTLVLFAATGMGLMAAANSLAVAFVALELASLPSYALVAFLKKNRGSVEAGLKYFLIGAVSSAVFAFGISLVYAATGALTFSGVAAGLENTEYVGVAGLGVLMIAGGFAYKTASVPFHFWAPEAYEGAPAPISAFLSSASKAAGFAVAFRVFTEAFALSVIPAGIDWVLLFGILAVVTMTLGNFAAATQDNVKRMLGYSSIGHAGYALIGLAALSAGSAQNGNVLGASMAHLLVYGFMNTGAFLFIALTEYWDVGRTFEDFNGLAKQAPVACAAMTVFMFSLAGLPPFGGFFSKYFLFAGAIGAGFWWLAAVGAVNSALSLFYYSRVVKAMWIEDPDGEFELQGRPVGLYAAVMVAALGTLVLLPGIAPVIETAQSVAAALFA; translated from the coding sequence ATGTTGCTGCAGTCGCAACTGCCCACGTGGACGGCGCTCGCCCCGGTCCTCATCCTGGGCCTGACGGCGCTCGTCCTGCTCGTCTTCGACAGTATCGACTCGGACTCGACCAACAGCACGCTGCTGGCTGGGACCTCCGTCGTCGGGTCGCTCTCGTCGCTGGCCTTCGCGGCCGCGTTCCTCGTCGAAGGTACCGGCCAGGTGTCGACGGGCGGTGAGATCACCCTCTACGGTGACGCGCTCGTCGTCGACGGGATGGCCCTGTTCTTCATGGCCATCTTCGCCAGCGTCGTCGCGATGGTCTCCATCGCGAGCTACGACTATCTGCGTGAAGACCAGCACCAGGCCGAGTTCTACACGCTCGTCCTGTTCGCCGCGACGGGGATGGGCCTCATGGCCGCCGCGAACTCGCTTGCGGTGGCGTTCGTGGCACTCGAACTCGCCTCGCTGCCCTCGTACGCGCTCGTCGCGTTCCTGAAGAAGAACCGCGGTTCCGTCGAGGCAGGCCTGAAGTACTTCCTCATCGGCGCGGTCTCCTCGGCCGTCTTCGCGTTCGGTATCAGCCTCGTCTACGCGGCGACCGGCGCGCTGACGTTCAGCGGCGTCGCCGCCGGGCTCGAAAACACCGAGTACGTCGGCGTCGCCGGTCTCGGCGTGCTGATGATCGCTGGTGGCTTCGCGTACAAGACCGCCTCCGTCCCGTTCCACTTCTGGGCACCGGAGGCCTACGAGGGTGCACCCGCACCCATCAGCGCGTTCCTCTCGTCGGCGTCGAAGGCGGCCGGCTTCGCCGTCGCCTTCCGCGTCTTCACCGAGGCGTTCGCGCTCTCGGTCATCCCGGCGGGTATCGACTGGGTGCTGCTCTTCGGCATCCTCGCCGTCGTCACGATGACGCTCGGTAACTTCGCGGCCGCGACCCAGGACAACGTCAAGCGGATGCTTGGTTACTCCTCGATCGGCCACGCGGGTTACGCGCTCATCGGTCTCGCGGCACTCTCCGCGGGGAGCGCGCAGAACGGCAACGTCCTCGGAGCCAGCATGGCTCACCTGCTCGTCTACGGCTTCATGAACACGGGTGCGTTCCTGTTCATCGCCCTGACCGAGTACTGGGACGTCGGCCGGACCTTCGAGGACTTCAACGGCCTGGCGAAACAGGCACCCGTCGCCTGCGCGGCGATGACGGTGTTCATGTTCAGCCTCGCCGGCCTGCCGCCGTTCGGCGGGTTCTTCTCGAAGTACTTCCTGTTCGCCGGTGCCATCGGTGCCGGCTTCTGGTGGCTCGCCGCCGTCGGCGCGGTCAACAGCGCGCTGTCGCTGTTCTACTACTCCCGCGTCGTCAAGGCGATGTGGATCGAAGACCCCGACGGGGAGTTCGAACTGCAGGGCCGCCCGGTCGGTCTCTACGCTGCGGTGATGGTCGCGGCACTCGGAACGCTCGTGCTCCTGCCCGGCATCGCGCCGGTCATCGAGACGGCGCAGTCCGTCGCCGCCGCACTGTTCGCGTAG
- a CDS encoding DHH family phosphoesterase has product MVSRLVLGCGSVGHDIVDEITDRGGRVHVITDEQSRVTALRDERVRATNADPTDPSAYPDHTDVVIVADADPDRNRRAALAARERYPDAFIMATTGTGADEETKAAIAAVADRVVDLERTLVDRLLDVTTGDDAQRMRKLLGVLRNLDGPLAVVTHDNPDPDAIASALALTKVAESVGVDANACYFGDISHQENRALVNLLDIGMTRLNRETAVQNYAGVALVDHSRPGVNDGLPTDTVIDIVVDHHPPRAPVEARFVDLRSDVGATSTLLAKYLSFFGITPDRTVATALLYGIRVDTKEFTREVSASDFEAAAFLREYADEGVLDRVEAPSVSPDTFETIARAIRNREVRGEALASSVGEIRDRDALAQAADRLLNMEGVTTTLVYGFMDGTVYASGRARGADLDLGETLRDAFDQIGSAGGHADMAGAQIPLGILGEVGGDSSDSLADVVRESISGRFFETLPDAPAAPALGDDLAREVPGLDLSAVESEPASDPETEAEPAEADDFETDEEDGSTDETSAVDQGEPDA; this is encoded by the coding sequence ATGGTCAGCCGGTTGGTGCTTGGCTGTGGCTCCGTCGGGCACGACATCGTCGACGAGATCACGGACCGTGGCGGCCGGGTCCACGTCATCACCGACGAGCAGAGTCGCGTCACCGCCCTCAGAGACGAGCGGGTCCGCGCGACCAACGCGGACCCGACGGACCCGAGTGCCTACCCGGATCACACGGACGTCGTCATCGTCGCCGACGCCGACCCCGACCGCAACCGACGAGCGGCACTCGCGGCCCGCGAGCGGTATCCCGACGCGTTCATCATGGCGACGACGGGCACCGGCGCGGACGAGGAGACGAAGGCGGCCATCGCCGCCGTCGCCGACCGCGTCGTCGACCTCGAACGGACGCTCGTCGACCGTCTGCTCGACGTCACCACCGGCGACGACGCCCAGCGGATGCGGAAACTGCTCGGCGTCCTCCGAAACCTCGACGGCCCGCTGGCGGTCGTCACACACGACAACCCCGACCCCGACGCCATCGCGAGTGCCCTCGCGTTGACGAAGGTCGCCGAGTCGGTCGGCGTCGACGCCAACGCCTGCTACTTCGGCGACATCAGCCACCAGGAGAACCGCGCGCTCGTCAACCTACTCGACATCGGGATGACGCGGCTCAACCGCGAGACGGCCGTCCAGAACTACGCTGGTGTCGCGCTCGTCGACCACTCGCGGCCCGGCGTCAACGACGGGCTTCCGACCGACACCGTCATCGACATCGTCGTCGACCACCATCCGCCGCGAGCACCGGTCGAGGCGCGCTTCGTCGACCTCCGGAGCGACGTGGGGGCGACGAGCACGCTCTTGGCCAAATATCTGAGCTTCTTCGGCATCACGCCCGACCGGACGGTGGCGACGGCACTGCTCTACGGCATCCGCGTCGACACCAAGGAGTTCACGCGCGAGGTCTCCGCGAGCGACTTCGAGGCCGCCGCGTTCCTCCGTGAGTACGCCGACGAGGGGGTGCTCGACCGTGTCGAGGCACCGAGCGTCAGCCCCGACACCTTCGAGACCATCGCCCGAGCCATCCGGAACCGGGAGGTCCGCGGCGAGGCACTGGCCTCGTCCGTCGGCGAGATCCGCGACCGCGACGCGCTCGCCCAAGCCGCCGACCGCCTCCTGAACATGGAGGGGGTGACGACGACGCTCGTCTACGGTTTCATGGACGGCACCGTCTACGCCTCCGGCCGAGCGCGCGGCGCGGACCTCGACCTCGGCGAGACGCTCAGAGACGCCTTCGACCAGATCGGCAGCGCGGGCGGCCACGCCGACATGGCGGGGGCACAGATTCCGCTCGGCATCCTCGGCGAGGTCGGTGGCGACTCGTCGGACTCGCTCGCGGACGTCGTCCGCGAGAGTATCTCCGGGCGGTTCTTCGAGACGCTTCCCGACGCACCCGCGGCCCCGGCACTCGGTGACGACCTCGCACGGGAGGTGCCGGGACTCGACCTGTCGGCAGTGGAGAGCGAACCGGCGAGCGACCCGGAGACAGAGGCGGAGCCGGCGGAAGCAGACGACTTCGAGACGGACGAGGAGGATGGCAGCACCGACGAGACGAGCGCGGTCGACCAGGGAGAGCCGGACGCGTGA
- a CDS encoding CBS pair associated ParBc domain-containing protein, with protein sequence MSGKATVKEYMTRDVQTVSPDDTVSDVARRIVESDGHNGFPVCQGRRVEGFVTARDLLLADDEAPIFTVMTNDLVVAHPEMKVTDAARVILRSGIQKLPVVDDASNLVGIISNTDVVRSQIERATPEKVGKLMRTLEQIHGINVTQEKRKVKLADLIPTQARVYADELEGRQYELERGLAEPLVVIDNERTLLLADGHHRVMAAHRLGIEEMEASVIVVDADVELGMERTAEKEGLHSIEDISVVDYARHPLVEKTKRFQ encoded by the coding sequence ATGAGCGGGAAAGCCACAGTGAAAGAGTATATGACGAGAGACGTCCAGACCGTCTCCCCGGACGATACGGTCTCGGACGTCGCCCGCCGTATCGTCGAAAGCGACGGACACAACGGCTTTCCCGTCTGTCAGGGACGGCGCGTCGAGGGGTTCGTGACCGCCCGCGACCTCCTCTTGGCGGACGACGAGGCACCGATCTTCACCGTGATGACGAACGACCTCGTCGTCGCTCACCCCGAGATGAAGGTCACCGACGCCGCCCGCGTCATCCTCCGGTCGGGCATCCAGAAACTGCCCGTCGTCGACGACGCGTCGAATCTCGTCGGCATCATCTCGAACACGGATGTAGTTCGTTCACAGATCGAACGAGCCACGCCCGAGAAGGTCGGCAAACTGATGCGGACGCTCGAGCAGATTCACGGTATCAACGTCACCCAGGAGAAGCGGAAAGTGAAACTCGCGGACCTCATCCCGACGCAGGCGCGGGTCTACGCCGACGAACTGGAGGGGCGACAGTACGAACTCGAACGCGGTCTCGCCGAACCGCTCGTCGTCATCGACAACGAACGGACACTCCTGCTCGCCGACGGCCACCACCGCGTGATGGCGGCGCACCGCCTCGGTATCGAGGAGATGGAGGCGTCCGTCATCGTCGTCGACGCCGATGTCGAACTCGGGATGGAGCGAACCGCCGAGAAGGAGGGACTGCACTCCATCGAAGACATCTCCGTCGTCGACTACGCCCGTCATCCGCTCGTCGAGAAGACGAAGCGGTTCCAGTGA